The Thermodesulfobacteriota bacterium genome contains the following window.
AGGGCCGCATCCAGACCCGCAAGTGGCAGGACAAGGACGGCAACAACCGCTATTCCACCGAGATCGTGGTCAACGACATCCAGTTCCTGAACCGCACCAAGGGGCAGGAAGGGGGCGGTTACCAGGGCTCACGCGGCGGAGGAGGCGGAGCGCCCCGGGCCGGCGCCGGCCCTGCTCCGGGAGGCTCCGCTCCGATTGCGCCGGCCGGAGGCGCTCCCGACGACTTCCCGGGGCCCGAAGAACCGGGCTTCGACCCGAACGACGACGTACCGTTCTGACTCCCGGCCGACCGCAGGGGGGCGGGCGACGGGCCCGCGGGGGCTGCGCAGGCCGCTCGCAGTCGCAGCCCTCCTGGGGCTCCTCGCCTTGTGGGGGTGCTCCGGCCTCCTCCTCCACCCCCAGCGGGAGCACGTGCCGAATCCGCGGCTCGCGGGAGTCGAGCGGGAGGACGCGTGGATTCCCGCCCCGGACGGGGTGCTGCTGCACGGGTGGGTGCTCCGGCCTGCGGCGCCCCCGCGCGGCACCTGCGTCTTCTTCCACGGCAACGCCGAGAACGTGAGCACCCACGTCAACGCGATCCTGTGGCTCGTGGAAGCAGGCTACCAGGTGGTGGCCGTGGACTACCGGGGCTTCGGCCGGTCCGGGGGTGAGGCGGACCTGGCGGGCACCCACGCCGACGCGCTCGCCACCCTGGCATGGGTCTTCCAGCGGGCAGACGTGGACCCCGACAGGGTCTTCGTGCTCGGCCAATCCCTCGGAGGAGCCGTGGCGGTATACGCGGTGGCGCGCTCGCCCCACCGGAAGCGGGTCCGCCTCCTCATCGTTGACAGTGCCCCGGCAGGATACCGCCGCATCGCCCGGGAGAAGATCGCCCGCCTCATCCTCACCTGGCCCTTCCAGCACCTTCTCGCCCTCGGCTTCGACGACCGCCACAGCGCGGAGCGCTGGATCGGAAAGGTATCTCCCGTGCCGGTGCTCCTCCTCCACGGGGGTCGGGACCGGATCGTCCCGGTGCGCCACGCACGCCTCCTCCACGAGCTCGCGCCCGACCCCAAGGGCCTCTGGATCGTCCAGGACGCCGGCCACATCCAGGCCCTGGCCCACCCCCCCCTGCGGGAACACCTGCTGGAAGTCCTTCCGGATCTGCTGCGGGGGGTCGTGCCGCCCGAGGCGGGCGAACGCCCGTCG
Protein-coding sequences here:
- a CDS encoding single-stranded DNA-binding protein, whose product is MARGVNKAILIGNLGKDPEIRYTQSGTAVCTFSLATTERRKQGEEWVDHTEWHNIVAWARQAELCNQYLQKGSTVYIEGRIQTRKWQDKDGNNRYSTEIVVNDIQFLNRTKGQEGGGYQGSRGGGGGAPRAGAGPAPGGSAPIAPAGGAPDDFPGPEEPGFDPNDDVPF
- a CDS encoding alpha/beta fold hydrolase, which gives rise to MPNPRLAGVEREDAWIPAPDGVLLHGWVLRPAAPPRGTCVFFHGNAENVSTHVNAILWLVEAGYQVVAVDYRGFGRSGGEADLAGTHADALATLAWVFQRADVDPDRVFVLGQSLGGAVAVYAVARSPHRKRVRLLIVDSAPAGYRRIAREKIARLILTWPFQHLLALGFDDRHSAERWIGKVSPVPVLLLHGGRDRIVPVRHARLLHELAPDPKGLWIVQDAGHIQALAHPPLREHLLEVLPDLLRGVVPPEAGERPSKRGAESP